One region of Pogona vitticeps strain Pit_001003342236 chromosome 1, PviZW2.1, whole genome shotgun sequence genomic DNA includes:
- the ERH gene encoding enhancer of rudimentary homolog — translation MSHTILLVQPTKRPEGRTYADYESVNECMEGVCKMYEEHLKRMNPNSPSITYDISQLFDFIDDLADLSCLVYRADTQTYQPYNKDWIKEKIYVLLRRQAQQASK, via the exons tCTCACACAATTTTGCTTGTCCAGCCTACCAAACGACCAGAAGGCAGGACTTATGCCGATTATGAATCTGTGAATGAATGCATGGAAG GAGTCTGTAAAATGTATGAAGAGCACCTGAAAAGAATGAATCCCAACAGTCCTTCAATCACTTACGATATTAGccaattatttgattttattgatGATTTGGCTGACCTCAGCTGCCTTGT TTATCGTGCTGATACTCAGACATACCAGCCCTACAATAAAGACTGGATAAAGGAGAAGATCTATGTCCTTCTCCGCAGACAAGctcagcaagcaagcaaatga